The stretch of DNA ACCTCCATCAGGAAGTCTACTGTCACTTCTAGATCTCCAAACCTCTGGATAAGATCATAAGCGTGTTTGTAGTTCTGTGTGAGGAAACAGAGGGACACGGTGGCCACAGGGTTGTGGCACCAGGACCGATACAGGCAGCAGAACAGAGCACAGCTCTCCTGAGTACGCAGGTCTTTCAGCTGGTTGCGTAACTGGAAGAGCTCGGCAGAGGTGAGCAGGATGGTGTTGAGCGTCTGAACCATAGTGGAGGCAAATTTGAGGTCCTCCTCCTTCAACAAGATGTCAGCCATGGAGTGGAAGATGTTCTCTGCGTGAAGCAACAAACACAGCTGCCTGATGATGAAAGCTCCTCTGTTCTCCAGAAGCTTCCTCTCCAGACTCAAGCGTTTCAGCAGGTTGATCATGAACTTGTAAAAATAGGAGTTCATGCTGGGAGTCGAGGGGGATGAGTCCACTACTTTGGGGCCTGTGCTATGCTGCTGTCCCAGTTTGACGCCTTCTGGGACCTTGAGCTCCAGTTTGTTGTCAGTGTGGTCGCAGGAGCCAGCTTGGTCTGTTTGGCCGGCAGGAGACGATGCTATCTCAGCTAACACCTCCAGATCTTTCAGTATCACCTCATCAGACTCATCCGACAGTGTTTTCAGCAGCATGGGAAACAGGCTGTCTGTGTGGCGGAACATTTTGCGCGGCGTTTTGATATAGAGGTGGTAGAGCCATTTGAGCACGGCGATGCGGGTCATCATGCCAGTGGAGGAGTCGTGGAGGTGGCGGTCCAACACCTGAACAATACCGTCCAGGTCCAGAGTTACCTGAGGCCTGTCGGCACTTGCTGGAGTAAAGAAGCTGATATTACTTAAACCAACTGATTCTTGTGATGCATTCAGCATATCAATTCTCTCTGCTTCCATTTTGGTTTGGTCATCTTCCTTGGACGGCGACCCTGTACTTccacttttctcctcctcctcatcctcatcatcctcagGCGTCACCAGCTTCATCAGACTGTGATTACAGGCACTGGCTGCCtctttggtatttttctttctgtcgtCATAGGAAAGGCAAGGCAGCACTGCAGTTAGGATGCCAGAGGAGTAGGGGAGCACCACTCTGCCTGCAAGCTGGATGAACTCTCTCATCCAGGTCATAGCCGTCAGCTGGATCAGGTCGTTCGTGAGTTTGGTCTCATCTGCAACCTGGCAGTGGATGACCAGGATGTTGGCCATCTCAGCAAATTTCACGCTGGAGGGAATCTTTTTGATCTCCTTCAGAAACTCTCCCAACACCACCTCGCAGGTCCTTCGGATCTCCTTGCTGTTGTCTCCCAGGATCTGGAAGAGCCCATCCAGGATTTCAGGGAGGTAGTCTAACAGGTTGATGTCCGGCACAGACTCCAGAACATGGATCCAAGAAATTATGAACTGCCTGGCATACTGATTATTGGAGTAgattctctctctcagcaggGGGACGAACGCCACTAGGTCAAACTTGTTACTTTCTGTCACTATGTCTTTCAGCAGTCTGTCCAGGAGTTCAGATCCACTTTTCACATTGGGATCTGGATCTGCTGCAAGCTTGCTGAGACCATCAAAGAGCAGGTTGAAGTGGGGCAGCACAGCTCCCCTTGCCACCTTTACTATATTATAGAGGGCCTCACAGGCATAGTAGCGCAAACGACTGTCTGAGTCATTGAAACACGTGAGTACAGGCTCAATAAGCTCCTTCAGATACAGACCCGAATCCTTGCCGAGGGCGATGGAGCAGGCTGCCAGCCCAATGAGACCCCCCTTGCGGCTGTGGGGATGCTGGGAGAGGGCAAACTCCGAGGCCAGAATCTGGATTACGTGCCTGATTTGAGTGGAGTTGTTCTGAGCCACAAACTCCCGGACCAGTTTCTCGATTTCCAAAGCCGCGACTTTCCTCTTCTCGTAGAGTTTATCATTCAGAGCCCTCACGATGTTGGGCGTCAGCGGCGAAAAGTCCTTCTCCGTGTTCATGTTCGTAGCCGCGGTTGTGCCGGATCCTGTCTGCTGCTAAACTACCTTGTTGCGTGAGAGAGCAGCCCTGCCTTTACGATTATTTCATAGACGAAAAACACTTCGGTTTCATTAGCGAACCAGGAAGCCCGGTAATACAACACAGCTGACCGGTTGCATCCGCCGGAAACACGTCACGGTTGCTACATTTATGTGGGTCCGGGGCTGCGAGTACCGTTAGCTCAAATTAGCTTCATTAGCAGCTTACACGGCTAAtgcatgctttcatttttattctagCCAGCcatttaatttcttaaatttgaATCCCACCTTTTTTTCCTCGAGCTGGTGTAGGGGGGGGGTTGTTGCAGCCGGCTGCGGCGATGGCGAGCCGCCTCTCGTTTCACTCACAGCTCTCCTCCATCATGGAGACGATGGCCAGGTCTGCCCTGAGTCAAGTCTGCAAACTGGTGGACGACGACTCGGCTGAGCTCCGTGTCGAGTTGTCTCGGCTCTTCTTGGCCAATTCGGCCCTGGCAGAAAAAGTTAACAGCTTGGAGTGCGAGCTGACCATTGTGAGAAGCGACGCCCCCAAGTTGTGTAAAAGTTATCGCACCGTGGGTGTACAAACTGTCCTCAGAGACGGGGAACCTCGGGGTATCTTGCTCTTAGTTTCACGGTAACATTAGCCAACGAGATTTTTAGCAGAAGCCGCCGGCATTGCTTCGGTGTTTACTGGTGTGTTTTCCCTGTTTGACTTGTCAGTGTCTGGGTCTCCCACCATAGAGGGGATCTTTGGAAAAGACTGGTGTATGAATCTATGGAAAGACAGGGACCCATATAGTCTGGAGAGAGTCTCAGACTCCCCACAGTCCTCTGATAAGGTGAGAGGAAGTTAAACTGAGGCATTCCAGACTTTAAATCTTTATGGCTATGAGCAATAAACAACTATGTTTACAGGCGTCCAACATCTAGTAGAACAGGTAATGCAGGTCTGCAAAACTTAGCATACATCAACAATATCCATGTTCTTAATTTTCCAGTGGAAAACTCTGCTTTTGCACACTGAAAAGCATCAGTAATTGGGAAAGGGATGCCTTGATATACCAGCATGTTTGAGGCTTGTTATTaagagtacagtacagtacagtgatGGTAAAAATTTGCCTGGTAAAAACAGTACACTTATGAGTAATAATAGAAGATTGTTATGCGTCtgtgcacaaaacacacacgtcACATCAAGTGcagcatcagtttttttttttgactaatcCATCACTCATAAAAATTAAGTAATTATAAAAATCCCTTGTTCTATAAAGTGAAATGTGACAAATGCCCATTACAATTTCCCAGTGCCCAACAAACACCAGTCCAAAATACTTAATATAAGATATTTAACGTACAAAGCTATAATAATGAGAAAGCAGGAAATCAATACATTTGGCCAACTGGGACCAGAGGTTTTAAATTTTGCCTTTGTTATCGACTTAAACCATTCATTAAGAataatcagtcatttcagctcGTTACAGAAAATGTTGCTATATTGAACTACAGTTCAACATCGggactttttctgttttgcagtcTGTTGCAACAATGTCTGACCAAACTACTGTGACCGAGATAAAAGAGGAGGATCGTGAGGAGGAAGCTGCCAGCAGCCGCCAGCAGGAAACACTCAGTACAGAAGGTGAGAGAGTGACGGCGCATTGGCATTAGGGAGTACACACTGCAGATTTAGCAGCTTTTAGTTGGTTTTTCagggtttgtttgtgtatttgtatgcaaCAGAAAACGaagaaagtacagctgaggaaCCAGAGCAACTATCAGTTGGTTACTCGGCTGATGCCAGCACTTGCAGCCTGTCATTTGATCAGGAAGGAGAGCAGGTTGTGTCTGCAGCTGCTATCGGAGAAGCATCCATGCAGGTGATATCCATCAATGACACAGAGGAGGCCTTCAGTACTCATATCATTCCAATCGAAGAGGATGAcgatgacaatgatgatgatgatgatgtacaGTTTGTTCAAGAAAGTCAGCAGGGGCAAACTATGAACGCTGCAGGCGGGCCCAAACACAACAGGCAGCAAACCTTACCGGCagacaacactgaaaacagcacCTCTCTGGATAAAGATTCAGATGATGACTTTAATATGCTTAATGTAGAAACTGTCAGAAAtccaaacaaagacaaattcaCATGCCAAATATGTAGCAGGACATTTTACCACAAGGGCACTCTAACACACCACATGAAGTTACACAAGTCAAACTTCTGTAACATTTGTAAGCAGCATTTCCCTCACAGGAACAAGTTAAACTCACACACCTGCGTGCCTCCAGTTCCTTCTCAGAGAGTCAGTAAGTCTTGTGAGCTGTGCGGAAAGACCTTTGCGAACCCATCGGCTCTGCGGATTCACTACGTCgtccacacaggagagaaacccTACAGGTGCAGCTTGTGTGGGAAAGGGTTCACCCAGAAAGGCAATCTGAAGTGTCACCTACGCATCCATACTGGAGAGAGACCGTTTCGCTGTATTAGATGTGGGAAGACCTTCACGCAAAAGGTGAACCTCAACCATCATTTAATGGCACACAGAAATCGTGAGGTTGTGGGAGAAACGCCCATAGCTAGAAGACATGTTAAAAACCTAATGGCTGAAACCTGTCAGTGACTGACTGTAGGGCAGGATCCGTACCTTTTTTAACCTGAATGCATCATGTAGTACTCCTCAAATTGATGTAAGGGCAGTTAAAGTCATGTTTGTAATGACTTGAGGCCTGTCGTAGTGCTCAGAAAATCATGAGTGTGGAGCATAATGTCCTGGTTTTtgtcagatgtgttttttatttataagcATGTAGCAATTCAATGTCTTAGttgatgtttacatttaaaaaaaaaaaaaaaaaatcacgttcactttgtgatttaaatttttgatagaactcttctttttccttcttctgtgTCTAAACTGAATTGAAGTTGCCTtgaatattatattcaaatttgaaaatctAAACAAAGCACATCTGACAGGGCTTTTATAAGGGGCATGCAAGTGTAAGTGAAGAAAATCAACAGTTCAAGATTTCTTTCTTGGGCTTGGAAAATTCATTTAGTGTGGTATGTTCAAGGAAATCATTTTAGAGCATACCAGACATTggcctatcacagatatattTTATCAGTGAATATGTTTGTCCAacatgaaaacttttttttttttttataaacataacataatgcagaaaaagatgtttGGGGTCATTTAGAAATGCTGTCATCACTTCGTTGTTTACAATACTCTCAGCTCTGTCTGCAGCACATTTAGCAGAGTACGCATCACAGCTgagcaaaatgcattttatttatatatatttatatatatatatatatatatatacacacacatgtacaaacatatatacatatgtatacatatgcatacatatatatacatacatatacataaatacatatgtatacatatgtatacatacatacataaatacatatgtatacatatatatacatacatacatacataaatacatatgtatacatatatatacatatatacataaatacataaatatacataaaaacatatatacataaatacatatatatatacacataaatatcGGTCAATATATGGATATTGGAATTTTTTACTCCCTAAAATGGGTATCGGCATTGGTGCAGGCAAAACAAGTCCTTAGTACAACTAATTGCTTTGTCTAGGTGATGACAGTTGTGATGAGGATTTGTCAAATGAAAGtacagaataaaatatataatttctcGAACAAAAATGCttaatatttagaaaaaaaacaatttggctTGACTGCACATTGACAACACAACTTGTctttctacaataaaaatgcagccgtacaaatacattttaaaacaataacaccATTTAGACCTGAACAAAATCTGTAAATCATCTATTATGTGACCAACTCACACCAACATTTCTTTAAACAGTCGTGTTTTTCAAAGAGATAGGCCTAACCCCTTTCTGCCCAGTTAAATGCGAAAAGATGAGGCATGGCATATGGTAAATACAAAGCAGAGGCGACAAATGGTCAATGAAGGAAACAGAGGGAGTTGTTTTACTTCTATTTTGTTGTGAAGAGGTAGTTTCGAAGGTTTATGCCATGCATGTGTAAACAATGGAGTTTGTGATTTTGGCATTATTTAACAGGTTTTGACCTGATACATGACACTGAGGTATGTGTAACATGTGACACCAAGCATGAATAAAAcggaaaatattttttgtcatagtttGAATCAGTGAATGTCTCATCTCATCTATGACGCTTTCCTTATTAAGTGTAAGGTAAAACTGACTTCAAAGGCTTGCTGAGGGAAACCTAATATTTTGGCAACGACCCCCCTGACCAGTCAAGTAAATGGAATCCCACCCAATCAAATGGTACGCAAGAAAGGgacagatattctctgcaccCTCAGcatttttcctgaaaataaaactaaaaaaaaaataaaaaaaaacaaacaccaatgAAGCTAAGGTTTTACAGCAACACTGTTAACCGTATGGGCTATaaatgtgcttttctttgttttagaaGGGGTATTTCAAATCTACATTTTCATCCAAATCTGAGCTCCCTAAAGACATATTGGTACATGTTGAGCTACTCAACAGAGAAAGCACTTCTAGTTACAGTTAGACTTCTTACCAATAACCCAGTTCTCCATGTGGTTGGGTGACTAGTCAAGTGAAACACTGGTGGTGAGTTAAACCATACTTGTATGCATAACATTTCCCACAATCCATACAGCTATAAGGCTTTTCACCAGTGTGTGTGCGAAGATGTATGTTCAGAGAGCTTTTCTGGGAAAAACTTTTGCCACAGTCTGGACAGCTGTACGGCTTCTCCCCCGAGTGCACACGCTGGTGCAGTTTCAGGTACGTTTTCTGAGCAAACCGCTTCCCGCAAACTGTGCAGCTGAACGGCTTCTCACCGGAGTGTCGCCTGATGTGGACTTTTAAACTGCTCAAATAGTTGAATATCTTCCCACAGAATAAGCACTCAAACCGTTTTGTTGGCTTCACAGGCTTTGGAAGAATAGTGAGTTCTTTGGTTGTATTCATGTGGATATCGTTTGTATAGTCAGAGTATTCGGCGGTGGCTGAAGGAAGATTTGTATTGTCAACAAGAGTGCTCATTGTTGCATCGTCTATTAACTTGTCCATAATTGTCGGCTGTGTGCGTTGTGGTGTTTGACTGTCAGCCGTCATGGGGAAGTTGTTTAATTCCCCTGAGTGAAGCTGCAGCTCATCAACAGATCTATGAAGCATTCTGTCCTCCTCATAAATTCCAACAACTGTTAAATGAGAATAAATGTAGTTAAATCACAGAAACTATAACGAttacaaacatttgttttgggttttttttaatccaaacttACTTTTTCTGTTATCTGTGAAAGTCATCTGCTGGCCAATGGGATGATCATCATATGCCTCCTCCTTGACAAAGATGAGATCAGGTTCTCTCTCCATCAAGTCTATGGCCTACCAACAAGACAGGTGACAAACAGCTCTGAACATAAAAATCATTCGGTCATCTCCGCTCACAAAGGAAATGATTGCattgaaaaaaccaaaacaacttgGTAAATGATTCACTGACCGGTACGCCCATGCTTGTCATAGCAGCAGGATCCATTGTTTCTTTTCCATGAGAGGGgagtttctcttctctccaaAGGTCCATACACCAGTCCTTTCCAAAAACTCCATCGATGGCTGGAGCAAGATGCTGCTGTTCTGGAAGAGGAAGCAGATATATGAAATTGTGGCCTCCTATAGATGGTAACCAtagtggaaacacacacaccaagatcAAATAAAACTTCAGGACAGCATTGTTGTTTTCCATAAAGACCGAATGTGAAGGGCTGACAATGAAGATCTGCACTTCGGGCATTAGATGGGTTGAGGCGGttgtacactcagttggcagtcTATTAGGAACACCCAGCAAAAACTAATGTAGTCTAATACAGGAGCTCTACATAAAATCCTACCTGCTTGACAATTATAATGTTCAGGTTGTGCTGAAACAGTTTTAGAGGGGTCGTGATTGAAATGTACGATCATTTTGGAGGCGGCAGTTTGTGGTACTTTTGAATTGTAGGGCAATATATGGACAggtttttatattattttgtccaccttgTTTGTATtaatgagggtaggctaaataacagaaacacctctttTTATAacgcaatacaattcaacagcaaaaATTATCctcaaaaatgatcatacagttgaatcaacacctctctaaaaaaaaatttaaacaaaaactgaacattataaccagTATAAATTTCAAGGacattgtattattgtattattgaactatttatatatatattattattaaggTGAAGTGTTTATTGTGCTCCAAAGAACTGGGGTACAATAATAACTCATCATCCATGCGGAGCCATTATCATGCCTTGCgtgagaaaagggaggaggcTGGAGGTGAAACAGCTCGTGGTGGGGCACTGAATCaaataattcagtattttcaaaaaaatacaacatatgtTACACTACTTAATTAGGTTTACAAATCAGACATGTAACAGTAAATTACTGATCCCCCCCCCCGCCCTCTTTCTCCAGTCACCAGAAAACAGGAGCTGGATGAAGTCTTGACATGATTGTGATGGACTGTCAGCCATTCTCTGTGGTTGAGGAGAAGGGATTTGGGCACTTTgtacaaaaattacaattattcTCCCCACAAGGCAGGTGTCTAACCTATGCCTGCATGCGAACTATATATTAATCTGAAGAGTTGACAATAAagcattgacttttttttccttttttttttttctccagactgTGAAGGCCAAGGTACAAAACATCTCAGGAAAAGGCCAGAGCCCAGGTGCAGAAGGTAACTGCCGTGAGCCTAACATCAGATATGTGgacatctaaaaaaacaaaatcgtCTTAGTCCCAACGCAGATGAGAAATTGTTATTTctcaataaaatgaataaagcaTTTTTCCAAAATCATCTTCCATTACACATGTTCTTTGCCAACACTGCACGCTGACTACTCAATTTCCACACTTCAGTTAAAACACAGATATTGATCCTTAATACATTGCGGATTGCCTTTACAGTAATTACTATAAAGATATGCTTAGAATAATACAATGAAATTATGGTTTCCCTTATACTGATATTTAACTTGATATATACACTGAACAAATGTTTGTATTTACCTATTTTACATTCTGGCCAGTAGATGTCGGAGTGTTAACACGAAGCATCAAGAAATTAACCTTTTCTCGAATCACTTTGCCGAAACGGTTCAGTGATTTACGAAGCCGCATCTCACCATCACTGATAAAATGCCAACTGAGTGTAGTCTCCACTGAAGCTAGGTAGCTAGCCTAACAAATATGAACTGTTGTTTTGCTGGCTAAAACCCCCACGGCTGGGgcagcctaaaaaaaaacaaaaaacgcccGTTTGTCCAGCTCCCCGACCATCCTGACCTGCGGGGTGCCGGCGGCTGCCACTGTTGACATGTGCGGGATAGGTCTGTGCCTCCCTCGCAGCTCTCAGCTGGACCTCCAGTGAGTAACACCGCTTCTTCAGCGCCTCGTTCTCCGTCTTCTGCAGGGATATCTCTGTGTGAAGGACGGAGGAACACTCATCAGCCAGGTTGCCTATTTCAACCAAAGCCGCCTTCGTTAGTTTGTCCAGGATAGCGGCTAACTGCGTCCGAAAACTCTGGTTTGTGGTGTC from Xiphias gladius isolate SHS-SW01 ecotype Sanya breed wild chromosome 3, ASM1685928v1, whole genome shotgun sequence encodes:
- the vac14 gene encoding protein VAC14 homolog, with amino-acid sequence MNTEKDFSPLTPNIVRALNDKLYEKRKVAALEIEKLVREFVAQNNSTQIRHVIQILASEFALSQHPHSRKGGLIGLAACSIALGKDSGLYLKELIEPVLTCFNDSDSRLRYYACEALYNIVKVARGAVLPHFNLLFDGLSKLAADPDPNVKSGSELLDRLLKDIVTESNKFDLVAFVPLLRERIYSNNQYARQFIISWIHVLESVPDINLLDYLPEILDGLFQILGDNSKEIRRTCEVVLGEFLKEIKKIPSSVKFAEMANILVIHCQVADETKLTNDLIQLTAMTWMREFIQLAGRVVLPYSSGILTAVLPCLSYDDRKKNTKEAASACNHSLMKLVTPEDDEDEEEEKSGSTGSPSKEDDQTKMEAERIDMLNASQESVGLSNISFFTPASADRPQVTLDLDGIVQVLDRHLHDSSTGMMTRIAVLKWLYHLYIKTPRKMFRHTDSLFPMLLKTLSDESDEVILKDLEVLAEIASSPAGQTDQAGSCDHTDNKLELKVPEGVKLGQQHSTGPKVVDSSPSTPSMNSYFYKFMINLLKRLSLERKLLENRGAFIIRQLCLLLHAENIFHSMADILLKEEDLKFASTMVQTLNTILLTSAELFQLRNQLKDLRTQESCALFCCLYRSWCHNPVATVSLCFLTQNYKHAYDLIQRFGDLEVTVDFLMEVDKLVQLIESPIFTYLRLQLLDVENNPYLIKALYGLLMLLPQSQAFQLLSHRLRCVPNPELMRTVDESKNMDSKQQVASKRASHTQMDYNELLQHFDRVQSKHLEVRHQRSGRASDHPDRKLI
- the LOC120807177 gene encoding gastrula zinc finger protein XlCGF49.1-like; this translates as MQVISINDTEEAFSTHIIPIEEDDDDNDDDDDVQFVQESQQGQTMNAAGGPKHNRQQTLPADNTENSTSLDKDSDDDFNMLNVETVRNPNKDKFTCQICSRTFYHKGTLTHHMKLHKSNFCNICKQHFPHRNKLNSHTCVPPVPSQRVSKSCELCGKTFANPSALRIHYVVHTGEKPYRCSLCGKGFTQKGNLKCHLRIHTGERPFRCIRCGKTFTQKVNLNHHLMAHRNREVVGETPIARRHVKNLMAETCQ